TGCCGATTATTTTTAGAATCGTCTTCAGGTAAATGGATGGAATCCCGGACCGATCCGCAAGCTGTTCGAGCACCGTAATGACCGCTTCGATTTTGCCGATCACGTATAAGAAAATGAAGAGCCCGGTAAAGGCGGCCAGTAAAAATGCGAACATCGGCTTTTGCTCGCGGACGACGAGAATCAGCACGGTTGCAATCAACCCCAGGCCGACGATTTGGATCATTTCCAAGTCCGTTCACCCGCCTTGACTTAAACCCGCTATTGAAACAGAAATATCGTCTTGATTTCCTGAAACAAGTCATTCAGAAGGCGGACGACCATAAAAAGCACCACCACAAACCCGATGACTGTTACCCAATGCGCCATATCTTCCTTGCCCATCTGCTTCAGGACCGTATGGATCATCGCTATGATAATACCGATTCCAGCAATTTGAAAAATGGCGCTAACATCCATATTCATTGTTCCGGCACCCCACTAAAGGATCAAAATGACGACAAGCGCCGCGATGAGTACGCCGAGGCTTTTCCACATCTTTTCGTAGCGCGCTTGATCGTCCCGCGCCGCATCTTCCTCCGCTTTAAGCTGCTGCATGGCGAGCCGCAAATGCTTGATCTGGTCCTCGCGGTCGCTAATGCCAAGCGCCGAACCGAGCCGGATCAGCGCCGCTTGTTCCGAGCCCCGCATGGCTGTGCCGGGCCAATGTCCGTTAACTGCTTGCTCCCAGCATTCACGGAAGGTTAGCCCGTCCGCTCCGGAGAGCCGCTCGGTTACTCCGATAAGCAGCGATGCTGCGGGCTCCGGCAGGTGAAGGGCCGAGCGTTTGATCGCTTCCGGCAGCGGTGTGTACCCGTAGCCGATTTCTGTTTCGAGACGCTGCAGCGCATGGGCGAGCTGGCGGATTTGACGCGGCCGTGCGGCATAGCGGGAAGCCTGCAGAAAGCCGATCATCGTACCGGCGAACAGGATTAGTGCCGCGCCGATAAGTTTAACCAAAGGCGCCGCCTCCTTTGGCCGCTGTCGGCTCGCGTGCCGCAGGCGCTCTGCCTGCCGCGGCAGCCGGAACGACCCGTGTTGCAATGCCGGATTCGGAGCGGCGAAGCTCAACGCAAACCGCAAACGCCCCCTCCTCCAGCAGCCTCCGCAGAGCGGGGCGTCCAAGCGCATCCCCGGCGTCGTTGGCATGAGCCGTCGCTATAACCGCAACGCCGGCATGAGAGGCGTCCAGAATGGCATCCGCATCTTCCTCGCGGCCGACTTCATCCACAATCATCACCTCCGGCGACATGGAACGGAGCATCATCATGATCCCCTCCGCCTTTGGACAAGCATCCATTACATCCGTTCGGGGACCCACATTAAATGTCGGCACCCCCCGGACACAAGCGGCGATCTCGGACCTCTCATCGACGATGCCTACCTTTCGCGCCGGCCATCCCGCCGCGGCCGGATGGCCCCAGGCGCCGCTGCTCACCGCTCTCGCAAGGTCGCGCACTAGCGTCGTCTTGCCCTGCTGCGGAGGAGCGAGGATGAGGGCCGGCAGCACCGAGCGCTTGTTCATATCAAGCAGCTTAGGCAGCAGACCCGCAGCTGCGCCTACTACCTCTCTGGCGATTCTGAGGTTGAAGGCGGCGACGTCGCGAATGCCGCGAACGGCTCCGCCCTCAAGAATAGTGCGTCCCGCGATACCGATACGATGGCCGCCGGCTACTGTGATATACCCGCGGCGCAGCTCCTCTTCCATTGCATAAAGCGAATGATTTGTTACCCGCTCCAGCAGCCGGCGGCATGTTTCTGTCGACGGCTTGTACGCTTCCTGCGGCCGACCCAGAAGCTCGCCATTCAAGCCGACGAACCAATAGCCTTCTCCGGTACCGATTTCAAGCGGCCGGCCTTCCCGGATTCGAATCTCTTCGACTTGCTCCTTCACCCGCAGCGGTATCCGTTCAAACACGGCATTGAGCTCCGAAGGCAGCAAGTGCATTACGCGCTCCAGCATGCGGCATCCCTCCAGGAACCTTGACTTAAAGTATGGCAGGCGATAGTTTTATAGTTTCATCGCGAATCCAATGCTAGTTTCAATGTATTCGGACGAGCAGGCGATTATGACAAGCCAAAACGTCCTATTAACGGCTGCCGAGGCTACTTTTTTAAAATTCCTATTAAAAGGCATGCAATACCCGTCACCACCCAAATCATCTTGCTCAGAGACAGCTTATCCGACATCCCCACAAGCCCGATTGTCGTTGTTGTTATAAGCACCAGCGGACCAACCAGCGCAAGTGACGCATTCACCGCGAGCGCTTTATCGATTTCGTTCAAACGAAGCATAATGAGCGCCGCGCAAATTTCGATACTTCCGGACAATAAACGAAGTGAAGCCATACTGAGGACGATTTTATTAAGCATTCAACATTCCTCCAGTCATACATAGATAAGAGATTCCGTTTGCGTCATTTCAAAGCTGAACCCTTCTCTACTACTCTTATGCAGGCTTGTCTCCGGTTGATGCCGGGAATATGGAGACGGGGTGAGGTGAACCGGGCACACGCCCTTGACCGACTGCATATATTGCTCTGGTAATGGCTCTTATCACCGATACAAAAAAAGCGAGGAGATCGATCTATGACAACCTTTCCCCGTACAACATGGCCCGTCTCACTGCAGGATCCGAGCGGCCGGCGCGGATTGTCCGGCGGTTCCGCCCAGGAGCAGGGTGCGATCAAGGCAGCCGGGCGAGGACAAACGATGGTTATTGATAAAGGATTAGGCCGACACGCCTTCTCGGACCTGATTGAAACCTCCGGTAGCTATATAGATTGCATAAAGTTCGGCTTCGGGACCGCGCCGCTGTATCCCACTGAACTTCTTCTTAGTAAAATCGAACTGGCGAAACGCCACGGAATCGTGGTGATGCCCGGCGGTACGCTGCTTGAAACCGCCGTGCAGCAGGGCGTCGTTCCGGCATTTTTCGAAACGGTATGCAGACTTGGATTCGATGGAATTGAGGTCTCGGACGGTACGATCGATCTTCCCCGTAACCTTCGTACGGAGCTGATAAAGGAAGGGACTAGGCGAGGGCTTCGCGTCGTAACCGAGTACGGGAAGAAGCTGAGCGGTTCGATTGTGGATGCCGATGAGCTTGTATCGACGGCAGATGCGGATTGGTATGCCGGAGCAGAGCTTGTAACCGTGGAAGCGCGTGAATCGGGCGTCGGCGTCGGATT
This is a stretch of genomic DNA from Paenibacillus sp. sptzw28. It encodes these proteins:
- a CDS encoding phosphosulfolactate synthase — protein: MTTFPRTTWPVSLQDPSGRRGLSGGSAQEQGAIKAAGRGQTMVIDKGLGRHAFSDLIETSGSYIDCIKFGFGTAPLYPTELLLSKIELAKRHGIVVMPGGTLLETAVQQGVVPAFFETVCRLGFDGIEVSDGTIDLPRNLRTELIKEGTRRGLRVVTEYGKKLSGSIVDADELVSTADADWYAGAELVTVEARESGVGVGLFDEKGDCREDVLETVCRSIGDVSGIMWEAPLKHQQVLLLQTFGPGVHLGNIPPYEALALETMRRGLRSDTFSLGVRDQQAHYMI
- a CDS encoding YqhV family protein; the encoded protein is MLNKIVLSMASLRLLSGSIEICAALIMLRLNEIDKALAVNASLALVGPLVLITTTTIGLVGMSDKLSLSKMIWVVTGIACLLIGILKK
- the spoIIIAA gene encoding stage III sporulation protein AA; amino-acid sequence: MLERVMHLLPSELNAVFERIPLRVKEQVEEIRIREGRPLEIGTGEGYWFVGLNGELLGRPQEAYKPSTETCRRLLERVTNHSLYAMEEELRRGYITVAGGHRIGIAGRTILEGGAVRGIRDVAAFNLRIAREVVGAAAGLLPKLLDMNKRSVLPALILAPPQQGKTTLVRDLARAVSSGAWGHPAAAGWPARKVGIVDERSEIAACVRGVPTFNVGPRTDVMDACPKAEGIMMMLRSMSPEVMIVDEVGREEDADAILDASHAGVAVIATAHANDAGDALGRPALRRLLEEGAFAVCVELRRSESGIATRVVPAAAAGRAPAAREPTAAKGGGAFG
- the spoIIIAB gene encoding stage III sporulation protein SpoIIIAB; protein product: MVKLIGAALILFAGTMIGFLQASRYAARPRQIRQLAHALQRLETEIGYGYTPLPEAIKRSALHLPEPAASLLIGVTERLSGADGLTFRECWEQAVNGHWPGTAMRGSEQAALIRLGSALGISDREDQIKHLRLAMQQLKAEEDAARDDQARYEKMWKSLGVLIAALVVILIL
- the spoIIIAC gene encoding stage III sporulation protein AC, producing MNMDVSAIFQIAGIGIIIAMIHTVLKQMGKEDMAHWVTVIGFVVVLFMVVRLLNDLFQEIKTIFLFQ
- the spoIIIAD gene encoding stage III sporulation protein AD, with the protein product MEMIQIVGLGLIATVLILVVREQKPMFAFLLAAFTGLFIFLYVIGKIEAVITVLEQLADRSGIPSIYLKTILKIIGIAYIAEFGAQIVRDAGQESVASKIEFAGKVLILVMAVPIISVIVETVLGLLPAGS